In Glycine max cultivar Williams 82 chromosome 7, Glycine_max_v4.0, whole genome shotgun sequence, a single window of DNA contains:
- the LOC100784086 gene encoding phospholipase A1-IIgamma, whose amino-acid sequence MDSIARKWRDLSGQSNWQGLLDSLDIDLRRYILHYGQLAQATYDAFNSENGNCRYPMSDFFSKVGLENGNPFKYVVTKFLYATSQTSAPRACILNLFSKKEWNTRTNWIGYVAVATDEGKEALGRRDIVVTWRGTIQASEWVDNLNFDLDPAPEMFAVDSPFQVHDGFYSMYTSNNPEDVQFGLTSVRNQVQEEVKRLVEEYKNEEISITVTGHSLGAALATLSALDIVAQKWNISKDQQPSKACPVTAFLFASPRVGNSHFGKIFNEYKDKNLRALRIRNKKDNVPKVPFRLFPWGFTHVGEELVIDTRKSEFLKSDASSHSLEVYLHGIAGTKEKKSDGTWPIMDQIHDDVQAIHVETGLAQAA is encoded by the exons ATGGATAGCATAGCAAGAAAATGGAGAGATCTTAGTGGCCAAAGTAACTGGCAAGGTCTGCTAGATTCTCTAGACATAGACCTTCGCCGTTACATACTACACTATGGACAACTTGCTCAGGCAACATACGATGCCTTCAACTCGGAGAATGGGAATTGTCGATATCCTATGAGTGATTTCTTTTCCAAAGTTGGTTTGGAAAATGGGAATCCTTTCAAGTATGTTGTGACCAAGTTCCTATATGCAACTTCCCAAACCAGTGCCCCTAGAGCGTGTATCTTGAACTTGTTTTCGAAGAAAGAATGGAACACGCGAACAAATTGGATAGGGTATGTTGCTGTTGCCACTGATGAAGGGAAAGAAGCATTGGGGAGGAGGGACATAGTGGTTACTTGGAGAGGAACAATTCAGGCCTCTGAATGGGTTGATAATTTAAATTTCGATTTGGATCCTGCGCCAGAAATGTTTGCTGTTGATTCTCCTTTCCAAGTACACGATGGCTTTTACTCCATGTACACCTCAAATAACCCGGAGGATGTACAATTCGGTCTTACCAGTGTTAGAAACCAG GTACAAGAAGAGGTTAAAAGACTTGTGGAGGAATATAAGAACGAAGAAATAAGCATAACTGTGACTGGGCACAGCTTAGGTGCTGCACTAGCAACTTTAAGTGCACTGGACATAGTTGCCCAAAAGTGGAACATATCAAAAGACCAACAACCTTCGAAAGCGTGTCCAGTGACAGCATTTTTATTCGCTAGTCCTCGTGTTGGAAACTCTCACTTTGGGAAGATCTTCAACGAATACAAAGATAAGAACTTGCGAGCATTGCGTATTcgtaataaaaaagataatgtcCCAAAAGTTCCGTTTAGACTCTTTCCTTGGGGCTTCACGCATGTGGGGGAAGAGTTAGTGATCGACACTAGAAAATCAGAGTTCTTGAAGAGTGATGCTAGTTCGCATAGTTTGGAGGTGTACCTGCACGGAATTGCtggaacaaaagagaaaaaatcagATGGTACTTGGCCAATTATGGATCAAATTCATGATGATGTTCAGGCCATACATGTTGAAACAGGTCTAGCTCAGGCGGcctga
- the LOC100783553 gene encoding phospholipase A1-IIgamma: MDTIARKWRDLSGQSNWKGLLDPLDTDLRRYIIHYGQLAQAAYDAFNTEKASKCAGNSRYAMSDFFSKVGLENGNCFKYVVTKFLYATCKAGASESFILKSFNKDAWSQESNWIGYVAVATDEGKAALGRRDIVVAWRGTINAAEWVQDLHFHLDSAPLIFDDARAKVHHGFYSVYTSNKPGSEFNDTCVRHQVLEEVRRLVEEYNRKNEEISITVIGHSLGAALATINAVDIVAKGLNIPKDQPEKACSVTTFVFASPRVGNSHFAKIFTGHKHLRALRIRNETDVVPKLPLKHLFFLDGFSDVGEELVIDTTKSKYLKKEVSAHNLEVYLHGVAGTQGKNGEIFDLDESLRDIALLNKSKDALKDEYHCPVAWRVHENKGMVQQKDGTWKLMDHNKDGILFLHARL; encoded by the exons ATGGATACCATAGCAAGAAAATGGAGAGATCTAAGTGGCCAAAGTAACTGGAAAGGTCTGCTAGACCCTCTAGACACAGACCTTCGTCGTTACATAATACACTATGGACAACTTGCTCAAGCTGCATATGATGCTTTCAACACAGAAAAGGCATCTAAGTGTGCTGGAAACAGTAGATATGCGATGAGTGATTTCTTTTCCAAGGTTGGTTTGGAAAATGGGAATTGTTTCAAGTATGTTGTGACTAAGTTCCTATATGCAACTTGCAAAGCTGGTGCCTCTGAATCCTTTATCTTGAAGTCTTTTAACAAGGATGCTTGGAGCCAGGAATCAAATTGGATAGGGTATGTTGCTGTGGCCACTGATGAAGGGAAAGCAGCATTAGGGAGGAGGGACATAGTGGTTGCTTGGAGAGGAACAATTAATGCCGCAGAATGGGTTCAAGATTTACATTTCCATTTGGATTCTGCGCCACTGATATTTGATGATGCTCGTGCCAAAGTACACCATGGTTTTTACTCCGTTTACACCTCAAATAAACCAGGTTCAGAATTCAATGATACATGCGTTAGACATCAG gtCCTGGAGGAGGTTAGAAGACTTGTGGAGGAATATAATAGAAAGAATGAAGAAATTAGCATAACTGTGATAGGGCACAGCTTGGGTGCTGCACTAGCGACTATAAATGCAGTGGACATAGTTGCCAAAGGGTTGAACATACCGAAAGACCAGCCTGAGAAAGCATGTTCAGTCACAACATTTGTATTCGCTAGTCCTCGTGTTGGAAACTCTCACTTTGCGAAGATCTTCACTGGGCACAAGCATCTGCGAGCATTGCGTATTCGCAATGAAACAGATGTTGTTCCAAAACTTCCACTTAAGCATTTGTTTTTTCTGGATGGATTTTCGGATGTGGGGGAAGAGTTGGTGATCGACACTACGAAATCAAAGTACTTGAAGAAGGAGGTCAGTGCTCATAACTTGGAGGTTTACTTGCACGGAGTTGCTGGAACACAAGGGAAAAATGGAGAAATATTCGATTTGGATGAGAGTCTTCGTGATATTGCGCTTCTGAACAAGAGCAAGGATGCTTTGAAAGATGAATATCATTGTCCCGTGGCATGGAGGGTTCACGAGAACAAGGGTATGGTTCAACAAAAGGATGGTACTTGGAAGCTTATGGATCATAACAAGGATGGTATTCTATTCTTACACGCTAGATTATAG